The Melitaea cinxia chromosome 6, ilMelCinx1.1, whole genome shotgun sequence genome has a window encoding:
- the LOC123654386 gene encoding ruvB-like helicase 1 has product MKIEEVKSTAKTQRISAHSHVKGLGLDENGVPIQMAAGLVGQESAREAAGIVVDMIRSKKMAGRALLLAGPPGTGKTAIALAIAQELGNKVPFCPMVGSEVYSTEIKKTEVLMENFRRAIGLRIRETKEVYEGEVTELTPVETENPAGGYGKTVSHVIIGLKTAKGTKQLKLDPTIYESLQKEKVEVGDVIYIEANSGAVKRQGRSDTFATEFDLEAEEYVPLPKGDVHKKKEVVQDVTLHDLDCANARPQGGHDIMSMMGQLMKPKKTEITDKLRKEINKVVNKYIDQGIAELVPGVLFIDEVHMLDIETFTYLHRALESAIAPIVIFATNRGRCQIRGTEDIISPHGIPLDLLDRLLIIRTLPYNKAELLQILKLRATTEGIAIDDEALTALSDVGANSTLRYAAQLLTPAALAARADGAARISPQHVRAVHALFLDAKSSARILTQHSDKYMK; this is encoded by the exons atgaaaatCGAGGAAGTGAAAAGTACTGCGAAAACGCAAAGAATATCCGCACACAGTCATGTAAAGGGCTTGGGATTAGACGAAAATGGTGTACCTATTCAAATGGCAGCCGGTCTCGTGGGCCAAGAATCCGCTAGAGAG gcCGCAGGTATTGTTGTAGACATGATAAGGAGTAAAAAGATGGCAGGCCGAGCTTTGTTACTTGCAGGACCACCAGGTACCGGTAAAACAGCCATTGCTCTTGCTATAGCACAGGAACTTGGAAATAAG GTACCATTCTGTCCAATGGTGGGTAGTGAGGTATACAGCACAGAGATTAAGAAGACTGAAGTTCTGATGGAGAACTTTCGTCGTGCTATTGGGCTTCGAATAAGAGAGACGAAAGAAGTGTATGAAGGAGAGGTAACCGAACTTACCCCTGTTGAAACTGAAAATCCAGCCGGTG gtTATGGTAAAACAGTTTCACATGTGATTATTGGACTCAAGACAGCTAAAGGGACAAAACAATTGAAACTCGATCCTACAATCTATGAATCTCTACAGAAAGAGAAAGTTGAAGTTGGTGACGTTATTTACATAGAAGCAAACTCGGGTGCTGTAAAGAGACAAGGCAGAAGTGATACGTTTGCAACTGAGTTTGATTTAGAG gCTGAAGAATATGTTCCACTGCCTAAGGGTGATGTTCACAAAAAGAAAGAAGTAGTCCAGGATGTAACTCTTCATGACCTAGACTGTGCAAATGCCAGACCTCAAGGTGGACATGATATTATGTCCATGATGGGTCAACTAATGAAACCAAAGAAAACAGAAATTACTG acaaattaagaaaagaaattaacaaagtagtcaataaatatattgatcAGGGAATAGCTGAATTAGTGCCAGGAGTTCTATTTATAGACGAG GTACATATGCTAGATATAGAAACATTTACGTATCTCCACCGTGCCTTAGAATCTGCAATTGCCCCAATAGTTATATTTGCTACTAACAGAGGGCGTTGTCAAATCAG aGGTACAGAAGATATTATATCACCTCATGGCATTCCTTTAGACCTTTTAGATAGGCTTTTGATTATTCGTACATTACCGTACAATAAAGCTGAACTTTTACAA atattaaaattgAGAGCCACAACAGAAGGGATAGCTATTGACGACGAAGCACTTACGGCACTATCAGATGTCGGCGCTAATAGCACACTAAG GTACGCGGCGCAGCTGCTGACGCCGGCGGCGCTGGCGGCGCGCGCGGACGGCGCGGCGCGCATCAGCCCGCAGCACGTGCGCGCCGTGCACGCGCTGTTCCTCGACGCCAAGTCCTCGGCGCGCATCCTCACGCAGCACTCCGACAAGTACATGAAGTAG